CGGCAATGTGGCGGAATCCGCTGCATGGTTTCACCCACTCCGATGAAAATCGAAACCAGCAGTTTGGATCAATGTGGGTGCAAAGGAATCCGGTTGCAGTAGGAGTTGGCATCGTCCAAGTAGTGTCAGACTGGCTCGAGAATATCCCCGACGTCGCCATGTGACACTTTTAAGCAAGGATTTCGCGAATCACCCGCGCTTCTTCTACCCCCGTCAACCGTTCTTTCAAACCGTTGCGCAGTGCATACAACTGTTCGTGATGCATGCCTAATTGATGTAAAATCGTGGCATGCCAATCGGCGACTGAAACCTTCTTCTCAACCGCAGCAAAGCCCAACTCATCCGTCGCGCCGTAAGTCAACCCGCCCCGTACTCCGCCGCCCGCCATCCAGGTGACCATCGCATTCTTGTTGTGATCGCGACCCGCGTTCTTTTCATTCTTATCGCTAGGCAATTGGGCAATCGGCAGCCTGCCAAATTCGCCGCCCCAAACGACAAGTGTGCTGTCGAGCAAGCCGCGTTGCTTGAGATCGACCAGCAATGCTGCCGTCGGTTTGTCGGTCTTCTCGCAAGCCGCTTTCAAACCCCTTTCGAGTCCGGTGTGGTTGTCCCAGATCTGAGACTCGATGTAGAGCTGAATAAAGCGAACCCCCCGTTCCACCAGCCTTCGCGCGTACAAACACCGGCGGCCATACGAGTCAGTTGCTTCGGTGCCGATCCCATACATCTCAAGCGTTTGCTGCGTTTCACCCGAGAGGTCTAAGGCATCCGTGGCGGCCATTTGCATGCGAGCGGCAAGTTCGTAGCTGGCAATGCGGGCGCCCAGGGCCGGTTGGCGCGGATGGGATTCGCGGTGGATGCGATCCAAGCGGGCGAGCAAGTCGCGTTGCAACTGGGTCGCCTGTTGCGGCTCGCCAAAGTCGCGCTGCAGGTTGAGCACCGGCGGGCCGGACGAGCGGAACCGGGTTCCCTGGTAGACTGGCGGCAAGTAGCCTGCCTGCCAACTTTGAGTGTGATTCACTGGCAATCCTTTCGGATCGTCGAGCACGATGTAAGCCGGCAAGTTCTGATTTTCGCTTCCCAATCCGTACGCGACCCAAGAGCCCACCGACGGCAGGCCTGCCATTTCGCTACCGCTATGGATTTTGAATAGCGCCGGCTCATGTGTCAGATTGGTCGTATGCATCGAACGAATCAAGGCGATATCATCGACGCAATTAGCCAGGTGAGGCATCGCGTCGGACACCCACGTGCCGCACTGTCCGCGCTGCTTGAATTGAAACCAACTGCGCATCAACGAACCGGCCGCCTCAGGGTTTTCCACTTCGCCGGCGATCTTGCCGAAGTAGGACTTACCATGGTTCTTTTCCAACTCCTCTTTGGGATCGAAGAGGTCCATTTGACTTGGACCGCCGTTCATGAAGAGCT
The sequence above is a segment of the Pirellulaceae bacterium genome. Coding sequences within it:
- a CDS encoding DUF1501 domain-containing protein — protein: MRNLIRQPANITRRGFFENVANGLYGAALASLVSRDIYGRDIAADKQTVDSTEEIADFTPKTPHFQPRAQSVIQLFMNGGPSQMDLFDPKEELEKNHGKSYFGKIAGEVENPEAAGSLMRSWFQFKQRGQCGTWVSDAMPHLANCVDDIALIRSMHTTNLTHEPALFKIHSGSEMAGLPSVGSWVAYGLGSENQNLPAYIVLDDPKGLPVNHTQSWQAGYLPPVYQGTRFRSSGPPVLNLQRDFGEPQQATQLQRDLLARLDRIHRESHPRQPALGARIASYELAARMQMAATDALDLSGETQQTLEMYGIGTEATDSYGRRCLYARRLVERGVRFIQLYIESQIWDNHTGLERGLKAACEKTDKPTAALLVDLKQRGLLDSTLVVWGGEFGRLPIAQLPSDKNEKNAGRDHNKNAMVTWMAGGGVRGGLTYGATDELGFAAVEKKVSVADWHATILHQLGMHHEQLYALRNGLKERLTGVEEARVIREILA